In Rhodospirillaceae bacterium, the DNA window CGATAAGCCATTTGCTGGCTAGCCTCAAGGGGGGTGTGTCCGGGGGCTAGCTCTGGCCTACAACGCAAACAGGGGCGGAAATGTTCCTTTTCAGCGGATGCCGCATGGCTAAAAAACCGGCAATTTGATTTTTTTGGTGTTCGCGCTGTGCAAATGGGCCGGCAATAAATGCCGGTGCTGGTGACACCCACAAAAAACAATCCGTCAAAGCGGACGTCACGGGCGGCTAAAGCTTGATACTTAAAGTCATCATCCATCATATCACCACCAGAAAATAAATCACTCAGGTTGATACAAGGAATATAGCAAGTTTAAAAAATAACACCCGCCATTTTCGGCCAGGAATGTAAAAAATATTTGATTGAATTCAATAGGGATAGAAATATCACAATCTTTGTTGCTAAGAAAAACTAGGCAAAGCGGGCATAATTTTGCCACGCACTTCGCCAAAAGCAACACGATGATGACCATTCTGGCACTGGGCAGTGATGATGATGTCGTCGCCATCTTCTAGAAAAGTGCGCACTTCGCCATTGTCAAGAGTTAAGGGTTGTTGGCCGTTCTGGCTGATTTCCAATAGACTGCCCCAGGATGAGGGCTTATCGCCACTGATAGTGCCAGAGGCTAGCAAATCCCCTACCTCGAGGTTACAGCCATTCACCGTATGATGGGCAATTTGTTGGGCCATGCTCCAATATTGATGACAAAAATTGGTGTGGATCAGGGATTGCTGGTGGCCGGTTGCGGTTCGTAAGGTTAAGCCTAAAGGAATATCGTAGTTATAACGCGGTGATTGTTCGAGATAAGAAACCACGGGAACATCCAGCGGTGGCATCGCTTGGCGAAAAGGTTGCAGTGCCGCCAAAGGCACTACCCAAGGGGAGAGGGAGGTTGCAAAATTCTTGCCCAAAAATGGCCCCAACGGTTGATATTCAAAAGCTTGGATATCCCGTGCACTCCAATCATTCACCAATACCAACCCAAAAATATAATCCTCAGCCTGGCCGATGGGAATGGGTTGAAAGGCTTGGCTGGGTTGGCCGATAAAAAGGCCAACCTCAATTTCAAAATCCAGTTTGCGGGTGGGCCGGAATAGGGGTTGGCTTGAATCTGGCGGCAATATTTGTCCCCAGGGCCTTACAATGGGGGTGCCGCTAACCATCAAACTGCTGCTGCGGCCATGATAGGCGATGGGTAAATGTTTCCAGTTTTTCGGCAACGCATGGGCCGGATCACGGTATAAAGCGCCTACATTGCGGGCATGTTGTTCCGAGGAATAAAAATCGGTATAACCGCGACTATAAAAGGGCAGATGTAGTAGGGCTTGATCCACCGGTAGGAAGGCCAGCCGGTGGAAATTTTTATCCTTTAGGGGGGAGTGGCGGCTGGTCAATATTTCCTGGGTCCATTCCCGGATATTATTCCAGGATAATCGCCCCAATTCGGCTAAAGGATTAAGGGTAGCTTGCTGAAAGACGGGGAGGGGGGTGATCGATTTGCTCAACCCTTGCTGTTCCAGGCAAGCTAAATCAAGGATATGTCCACCCACCCGGACACCAATGCGTTTTGATTGGCCAGGATACGAAAAAACCCCATAAGGCAAATTATCCAAACCAAACCCATGATCATGATTGATGTCAATATAAGGGCTGTCCATCTGCTTCCTATTTTTTTTAACGGAAATCTGGCCGTTCCAAATCCCCTAAACAGGGGTGGATGGGGTATAGTGAAGGTTGATCCAGAAAAACACCGGCTATGATATCAGCGCAGTTATTGCTGGAAACCACCCCATGACCAACGTCAGGAAATTCAAAAAAATAAGAATTCTCTAGACGGGAAGCTGTCAATTTGGCGGCATTTAAGGGCGTGATGGGATCATAACTGCCGGACAAGATTAGAGTAGGAATGGAACTATAAACAGGGCTATTAAGGGCCGCTTGGGAATTTGCGCTGTGCCAGAAAGGGCAGACAATGTTCAGATCATAATAATCGGCAACTGCCAAGGAATAAGGCTTATAGCGGTCAATTTCAATTTTTTGCCGGTTGAAATCAGTACTGGGATATTCTTCCCCACATTCAAAAGAAAAATACATGCCATAAGAGAATTGGGTACCTTCGGAGGCTAATAAATCTTGGATAAAAGATAAAGCCAATTGTTCCTCACCATGAGATAGTTGATAGATTAAGCGGGGTAATTTTCTAATATTGGCGGTGTCATAGAGCCCTTGAAAAATCATTAATACCAATGTTTGTGGGGTCACTATTATATAACGGGTTTCTTTAAGGCCATCTTTTTCCACCTCAATCTGGATGGGTTGTTTTTCCAGCTGTTGATATAATTGCAGGAACTGCTTTTCCAGATCAGGATATCGTCGATTGCAGGTGTCATCAGCCCTGCAATCCCTGAAAAGGCGATGAAAGGCATGGGATGCCGCCGCAGGGGCATCGACAAATGAATCAACTTCCGGCGGGTAGACAGAATCCAAAATCACGCTGCGTATATATTGGGGGTAATCGCGCATGAAGGTTAAAGCCAGCTTGGTACCATAAGAAATACCGTATATATTGACTTGCTGGATTTGCATCAACCGTAATAAATCGGCAATATCTGCCGCACTTTCCAGGGAATTATACGCGGTCAAATCAATATGTGCGGCTTGCAATTGTTGTTGGCATTGCCCCGCAAGCTTTAGCAACATTTCTTTCCATTGTTTTAGCGGCAATCCATTTGCTGCCAATTGTTCCATTTTTCCATCAAAAAAATCCGGGCAATAAAGGGCAGGGTTGGCTGCTTTGGTACCGCGTTGGTCGAGTAACAATAAATCGCGTTTGCGGTTCCAAGTGGTTAGTTCAATCCAATCCCACCAATCATAAATGTCTTCCCGAATTAAATTTGCGCTGTAACCAGGGCCGCCATCTAAATATAAGATAGGGTCTGGGAATTCCTTCTGGTCAGGTGTGCTTAATAAGGCAACTGGCAAAGAAATTTCGGGGCTATTGGGGTTTGAGCGGTTTTCAGGCACATGTAGGATCCAACATTTGGCTGTACTGCCTTGGGGAATGGTAAAGGAGCATGTGACTGATTCTAGACGGGGGGAGGAAGCCTGCGAAATGGTTGGGGATAAAAAAAATAACAACCCAAAAACCGCTAACCAATTTTTCTGGGGCAACTTATCTGTTTCTGCAAAAAATGATGACATATCAATATCCCTTGAGGGGTTATCTGAAAAACTTTGTTCTCGGAGGATATAAAAATTCGCGGTAAAGGGGAAGAGGCAAAGCTTAGCGAAAACAACGCTCATTTTTCTTTAGTCAAAAGTTATTATCCCTCAACGGTCAAACATACCATTAACGCAATGGGTTGCAGATAAGAATTAATTTTCATTCCAATCGTTAAAAAAATCTTCATCAATGCGTGAAATATGAAGGGTTTCTCGAATCTCGCAACCGACATGATGGCTGATCATCAGCTGAGTCAGTTTTTCGC includes these proteins:
- the fahA gene encoding fumarylacetoacetase, with translation MDSPYIDINHDHGFGLDNLPYGVFSYPGQSKRIGVRVGGHILDLACLEQQGLSKSITPLPVFQQATLNPLAELGRLSWNNIREWTQEILTSRHSPLKDKNFHRLAFLPVDQALLHLPFYSRGYTDFYSSEQHARNVGALYRDPAHALPKNWKHLPIAYHGRSSSLMVSGTPIVRPWGQILPPDSSQPLFRPTRKLDFEIEVGLFIGQPSQAFQPIPIGQAEDYIFGLVLVNDWSARDIQAFEYQPLGPFLGKNFATSLSPWVVPLAALQPFRQAMPPLDVPVVSYLEQSPRYNYDIPLGLTLRTATGHQQSLIHTNFCHQYWSMAQQIAHHTVNGCNLEVGDLLASGTISGDKPSSWGSLLEISQNGQQPLTLDNGEVRTFLEDGDDIIITAQCQNGHHRVAFGEVRGKIMPALPSFS
- a CDS encoding alpha/beta fold hydrolase, coding for MSSFFAETDKLPQKNWLAVFGLLFFLSPTISQASSPRLESVTCSFTIPQGSTAKCWILHVPENRSNPNSPEISLPVALLSTPDQKEFPDPILYLDGGPGYSANLIREDIYDWWDWIELTTWNRKRDLLLLDQRGTKAANPALYCPDFFDGKMEQLAANGLPLKQWKEMLLKLAGQCQQQLQAAHIDLTAYNSLESAADIADLLRLMQIQQVNIYGISYGTKLALTFMRDYPQYIRSVILDSVYPPEVDSFVDAPAAASHAFHRLFRDCRADDTCNRRYPDLEKQFLQLYQQLEKQPIQIEVEKDGLKETRYIIVTPQTLVLMIFQGLYDTANIRKLPRLIYQLSHGEEQLALSFIQDLLASEGTQFSYGMYFSFECGEEYPSTDFNRQKIEIDRYKPYSLAVADYYDLNIVCPFWHSANSQAALNSPVYSSIPTLILSGSYDPITPLNAAKLTASRLENSYFFEFPDVGHGVVSSNNCADIIAGVFLDQPSLYPIHPCLGDLERPDFR